DNA from Planifilum fulgidum:
CAGTCTCTTCCCAGGATGCGGACCGTTCCGGCCGTCGGCCGCAGAATGCCCATCAGCGTGCGTATCAGCGTCGTCTTCCCCGCCCCGTTGGGACCCACCAGACCGAACACGGCTCCTTCCGGAACGGTCAAATCCACCCCGTCCAAGGCGGTGACTCCATCAAAGATCTTGGTCAGCCCCTGCGTCTCAATCGCTAACCGGCTCATCCGATCATCCCCTCCTCTCCCGGTACCACTCGCGGATGATCTCCTCCACCATCGCCAACACTTCCTCCTCTTCCATCTGCATGTAGTAAGCCTCCACCAGCACCTTCTCCAGCATTTCTCTCATTCTTCTTTTCTTCTCCTCCCGGTCGATGCTTCTCGCTTGGACCTCTGCGATAAAGCTCCCCCGCCCGCGGAGGGTTTCGATGATCCCCTCCCGTTCCAACTCCTGGTACGCCTTGGCGATCGTGTTGGGGTTGATGGCGATTCGGCCGGCCAGCTCCCGGACCGACGGGAGTTTATCCCCCGGGGCGAGAATTCCCCGTGCCACCGCCTTCTTCACTCCGTCCACCAGCTGCTGATAGATGGGCACGTCGGAACGCGGATTCACGTCAAACCACAAGAGACTCACCTCCGTCGCACACCCTTAACAAACACGTCAGGAAGCCGGAGGAGACGCGAGATGTCTCACGGCGAAAATTCGCCACAGTCGCATCCCCTCCAACGGTCCCATCGAAAAACGCTCATCGGAAAGCGATTTTCATCAGTGATTCAGCACATCTCTTCGCGTAAAGGTCAGAAAGGCGGGAATCATCGCGAGAAGCGTCCAGCATCCCAGCACGATCCATCCGGTGGAGAGGGACAAATCCGCCTGCAACTCCGCGGCCAAGCGTCCCGTCCAGTTGTTCAACAGATTGAGGTGAACGGTATACAGCCAGAAAATTTTTCCGCTGTTCACCGTTTGATACAGGATTTCACCGAGGATGATCATGGCGAAAGCGACGGCGGTGCTGATCATCGAATACCGGAACAGGACGGAACAGAGAAAGACCAAGGTCGCCACCGCAAT
Protein-coding regions in this window:
- a CDS encoding GntR family transcriptional regulator, translated to MSLLWFDVNPRSDVPIYQQLVDGVKKAVARGILAPGDKLPSVRELAGRIAINPNTIAKAYQELEREGIIETLRGRGSFIAEVQARSIDREEKKRRMREMLEKVLVEAYYMQMEEEEVLAMVEEIIREWYRERRG